Genomic segment of Benincasa hispida cultivar B227 chromosome 1, ASM972705v1, whole genome shotgun sequence:
tctaacatctgatTAATAAACGGGAGTGGgaaatggtcctttttagtggccaaattcagcttgcgataatccatacaaattctccaccccgtagtcgTCCTTGTGGGAatcaattcattcttgtcattagtgatgactgtcatcccccctttcttcggaacacactgcactgggctcacccagctgctatcagatatcaGGTAGATGACACCGGCGTCCAAccactttactatttccttcttcacgacctccctcatggcagggttcaagcgACGTTGCCTTTCTACGAATCtagtctttccttcttccagacgaatcttgtgcacACAATATGaaggactgattcctcgaatgtctgccaaggtccatcctaaggccTTTACGTTACTCTTTAGCATCTGTATGAGTGCATCTTCATTTTCCTTACTCAGCAATGTAGAAATGATAACCGATAACGTGTCattacttcctaagtaagcatacttaaggtgcacAGGCAACGACTTTAACTCTAGCACAGGTGGTTCTTCCAGAGATGGCTTAATGCGCTGTCAAGTTCGTTCAGACAACTTGAGTGGTTCAAAATTTGCTTACACATGAATTGCGGCACAGTCCTCCTCCACTATTGCACCGATTTCACAATTTTCTTCCTCTAGCTCCTTCAGGGGTTCGTGCCAATGTCCTTCCCGCAGTTCCTCGATATATTGGTAGTTTTCTATATCACctgggtacttcaacgcattgaatACATTGAATTTTACCTTTTGATCGTCGACCCTGATGGTCAGTTCTCCTTTCTGCACATCGATCAATGCTCGCCCTGTGGCAAGAAATGGTCGACCAAGGATGATAGGGATTTCTCTATCGActtcgtaatccaatatgacaaagTCTGTCGGGAaaataaacttgtccacttgcacgagatcttctatcttgccctcaagAAGCTTTATCAATCTATCGGCCAGctgtaatgtgatcgtggttggtctTGCTTCGCCGATATCCaacttcttaaaaattgacaagggcatcagatttatgcttgcccctaaatTGCACAACACATTCccgaccatcttccctcctatcGTGCAAGGCAATGTAAATGTCCCAAGCtccttcattttagtggggaGGTTGTTTTTAAACAAAGCGTTGCACTCATATGTTAACGCAACCATTTCATTTTCCCCGATCTTTCTCTTATTGGcgagaatatccttgagaaactTTACATAACTCGACATCTGCTCTAATGCTTCTATCAAgggaatattaatgtgtagTTGTTGGAGAACGTCGAGAAACCTTTGAAATTGcttgctatcatctttctttttcaacctGGAcaggaaaggtggaggatcgcGCTGTATTTCTTGTTCACTTTGGTGTCTGGTGAGGTCCTGCGCTTGTTGTGTATCATTAGTTGGAGGTTGCGctgattgagaattcaaatcttgaagagcttcatcttttgtaggtgaACTTGCGTCTGAACTGGTACTTTTTCCACTATTAGTTGATTGGTCATCATCAACCGTTAGATCTACTGGTGCTGCTGTCGTATTTGGTTCTGATGGCATAGAGGCTGTTATTTtgccacttcgcaatgtcactgcgtgacattgttctttacctcaCTGCCCCTTTGTTCCTGAATTGCCGTGACGTGTACCAGgcgctttcttctttaattcccttGTAAGCTAATCTATCTGCTCTTCTAATTCCTTAAGGGAATCAGCTTACGATTGTCTCAatgcctcgctcttttcaatgtAATGTTTTAACGATGTCTCTAGAGTCGAGGTGTTGCAAGAGGTGTAATATAAGAACGGTTGGTCACAGGGTGGTATATCTTGAGAATTACCTGAGTTACAGTCCGAAGTAATGAAGATCGGAGGGTTGCCTCTACCCTCTTGGTAACTGTTCTGATAGAAACTCTGCCTCCCCTTGTTGTGATTCCTGTCCCCACTTGaagttgggtgatcccaccaaccagGGTATAAATGTTGCCAAACGATTCATCACAGACAGAATATACAaattgttgattccatgggcagtCTTCTACTGGAATTGCAGCCACATGAGTCACTACATTAACTTGCGCTAATCCTTGAGAGAGACTTATCTGTTGGTTAGCCACCGTATGAAGgagtgaggtcattgtggtcattttcTCTACCAGTGTGCTCATTGTATCGGTTGACACATCAGCACTTTCTACTCTCTCTTGTTCCCGACCTCTTACCTTGAGTCTGGTATCAACCCACAAATTAGAATGTCGCGAGATACGATCCAATATGTTCTTTGCTTTAGTATATGATTTATTCATTACTCCTCCCTCTGCGGAGGCATCGGCAACGGCTTGCGTTGATTGACCTAAGCCATTataaaatgtttccatcaaaatactatcaGGAATCCCGATGTGTGACAGCTCTTCACTAATTGTCGGAATCGCATCCAGGTAATGCTCAAGGTTTCGTAACCCTTTTGTTCGAAATTCAAAACGTCCCTCCTTCTCTTTGCGTTGACAGATGGAGgaaagaatctgttcatgaacctatcaaccaactacTCCCATTCATTAATTTCATCAGGATCTAGTGTTTGAGCTCACCTCTTGGCTTCATCCAGCAATGTGTATGGAAATAGATATAGCTTAAGTCCTTCTTGAGTTACACTAGGCTTggagaatgcgctgcacatgtctacaaaatttgtcAGATGAGCGTGTGGGTTTTCAccttgtaatcctccaaattgtcccacattctgaatcatctgcagcataataGGTTTCATCTCAAAGCTTACATTCCCTTCAACCataggtcttgaaattcctggtgagaaattataaaaatctgGCACCGCATAATCCCTCATAGGGGTATTATGGTCAACAGTAAGAAAACTGGATCTTGCACTGGTAAATTTCTCATTTGGTTTCCTATCGGTGCCATATCTTCATTAGCCATACTTCTTCACCAATTACTTTGGCCCTGATGAACTCTTGTGCGAATAGTACTCTTGATCTCTGGGTCTTCTTAGAATCACTAGATCACTCCAACACTCACAAGCCGTCAAACTGCTATCTGTGTTAaatagccagtacaaagagatctgtcctgcaaaataccaaaaacacactcaaacaataaaccgttaccCAATCCCCGaaaacgacgccataaacttgttaacacaaactttttttcttaaacaatgcattgatgcaaatatacgatactacttctagatatgcgttaattatgaatgttcttgtagtatgccatgcattgtcacaagtttccttacgttggaaccaagtgtaattccactgcaagtttctcggtgtgatccgacgtcgaacacagggattgtttgaggttattgtggtatgttcgtggtatatgcgaccaggttttttttcaatctttaaatagtgttttgtacaagtatataaaattgcggtaaattaaaggaaagcagtaaaatgcgataataaaacaggtacagtaaacctaagctagatgatacaagatacaagcttcatgttacaagatgttGGGGTTCAGGTTGGCTATGAAGGTCATCCAAAGAACATGGAATgtggcggcaagtcttatgtacaaacagaaagagaaagataactaatataaatagcacaagtttcttaattgcgtcaaagttataagtacggttccgcttttctcttggtgtacacctttcagtgattgaccgtgctcccacatgtctgtggtgaatcagagatgaacgtaatgaacgcaaggttgcttccatgtctgtaagtactactcgctttagttaacgcattcttctaaccttctcttgatTGATTAGAATggtatcttcacttctgctctcacaggtgaagatgtcgtctagcatgctttagctaaatgcagttatctctttaacacaagttaagtactcgtttaattcatattaattaccaggggattaagaagacatcatggagaaagtgattcacggaggaacggaagtagacagaaaatggaatatgaaagcaatcgaaacatttaatatatctattaagcatttgatacatggtgtgtgaatgaagagataaagaaagtgaaatacaatgatgaaaagagatagaatagatacaaacaagcgcTAACTTCTTGACACCGATTTGGGTAGAGATCTACTTGCTGGATTCAATGGATCAGATGGAttgatgagcttccctctcaggcttgctcaaccggtagcagggttcTTAGCACAGAGCTTCTCGGCGGGTATTCGGCAGAAtagaactgagactcacctctcggccttgtctcgtcttcttaccagatttcttcagttaagcaccCAGCTCAGTCTTTTCTttcaacactttagcagcaattagccccgtatccagtagcataagatttcttttgaaatctatggggtattt
This window contains:
- the LOC120077879 gene encoding uncharacterized protein LOC120077879; amino-acid sequence: MPSEPNTTAAPVDLTVDDDQSTNSGKSTSSDASSPTKDEALQDLNSQSAQPPTNDTQQAQDLTRHQSEQEIQRDPPPFLSRLKKKDDSKQFQRFLDVLQQLHINIPLIEALEQMSSYVKFLKDILANKRKIGENEMVALTYECNALFKNNLPTKMKELGTFTLPCTIGGKMVGNVLCNLGASINLMPLSIFKKLDIGEARPTTITLQLADRLIKLLEGKIEDLVQVDKFIFPTDFVILDYEVDREIPIILGRPFLATGRALIDVQKGELTIRVDDQKVKFNVFNALKYPGDIENYQYIEELREGHWHEPLKELEEENCEIGAIVEEDCAAIHV